The Elusimicrobiaceae bacterium genome includes the window GCGCCCAAAGTCATTGCTTTTAAGAGAAGACCGAAAAAGGCCTATGAAAAGACCATCGGTCACCGCCAGGACCTTACCGAGATAGAAATTAAGGATATCCAGCTTTCTTAACAAACAATGGGCTCTTGAATGTGCTCAGCGTTTTAAAAACCCGAAGGAACAGTTATGGCACATACAAAATCTCAAGGATCATCAGTAAACGGACGCGACAGTAATGCCCAAAGGCTTGGCGTCAAGCGCTACGGCAACCAGCTTGTTAATTCAGGCGAAGTGCTTGTGCGGCAGCGCGGAACCAAATTCCTCGCCGGCACCAATGTCAGAGTCGGCAAGGACGATACGCTTTTCGCAACCGTTACCGGCCGCGTCAAGTTTGAATGGGTTCGCCGGGACAAGCAGCAGGTG containing:
- the rpmA gene encoding 50S ribosomal protein L27; protein product: MAHTKSQGSSVNGRDSNAQRLGVKRYGNQLVNSGEVLVRQRGTKFLAGTNVRVGKDDTLFATVTGRVKFEWVRRDKQQVSVYPEVVS